The sequence below is a genomic window from Tubulanus polymorphus chromosome 1, tnTubPoly1.2, whole genome shotgun sequence.
CCTATATATAAAAGATTGAAGCATTTGACATGGACTCGTTTGATTTCTCGATGATTAATGCTTCGTTCAGTACCGTATCTATTATTGCTACCAGATCATCGTCGAATGTCTGTCAAGTATTTTATCACAGGTTTTCAAGCACTTATCGACGGAGAGCGGAATTTTCTCGCCACTTCTATTGTCCGTTTGACTCGTCGAACACGATTCGACATTGTCTGGTTGCGCCTCTTGTTGCGACAATCGCCGTACGCTGTCTCGCCTCGCCAATGACTGTAACTTTTGAGTTGTTTTAATTCGCTGGTATTCTTTTACTCGTTGATACGCCCCGTTTTGGCCGGGATCGTCTTTTTGAGGTGTCATCACAATGGATGATGACGCGCTTTCACTTTTTAATGACGACGTATCCGATGGCAGCGAATCATAATCGTAGCTGATATacgaatttgattttgaatcccTTTTCAGCGACGAATCCTTTTGAATTTTCGGTGGTACGGGCGGCGGTGTTTGTGATTTGCTCGATTTCTTGTGGAACGGAAATAGCTTTTTGAAACTGTCTCGATAACGGTTTTTTCGCTTGAAGGCCACCGGCGAAGTATCGGAATGACCCGCTCCTTGATGTCGTGACCGCGATACGTACATAATCCTCATCGGGCTGGCGCTGAGCAGATCTCTTTGTTGATCCTGATAGAACGATAGCTCGAGATCACTCCATTCGGGCATTTCCGTACTGGTGTCGCTCTTGTTACACTGATGAACTGCCCTGTCGTCGGATTCGGCGTCAATTTCATTGTAATAATTGCTGATCGGTGATGGCCACTTATCGGGCTCGTCGCTCCATGAGATCTGTTTTCGTTTGTTACGACCGCTGGCGCGATTGTTGTTATGATGAACACGTCTGGTCGTGTCGTCGAGGCAGTGATAATGTCCTTCATCATCAACGGTTGACTGCAAAGGGAATTTGTCGACCGACGATGATGACTTTACGTTGTTAGCTTTGACACGCTTGGACGACAATAAATCATCCATCGAACGCGTTACGGGAGTCGATTCGTTCGAAGTCGATACGTCGGAAGTTTGTACAATTATCTCCGGGTAAACGTGTTGCGTTTCGGGCGATTTGCGCGCTATTTTTTCATCGGACGAAGAACTGTTTTTCCGCATTTCACATTGGTGATGATTAGGTGAAACACGCTTTTCATCATTGTCATCGTCGCTGCAAGCGCTGTTAGTTGTAAACTGATTTTCAAGCGGTGTAATGGATGATTCTTCCATTGTTAGTGATGACCGTCGGCTTGACGGCTTTGTACATTCATCATGATTATCGTAAGTGGGTCTATTAtttgatgacgacgacgacggcagAACTTCGGCGACTGGTTTTGCAACCAGGTCAGGTAACGCCAACATATTCGAAAGTTGATCAGACACGCgacatttattcaaatcattgCGGAGAATTTGATCTCCACTTCTGTGGCTGTCATCGCCATCGCACGAGTCCGAATGATTTTCGTCGGCGAACAAACTTGGTAGCGGAAGATcatcgatattgaaatcggTATCTGCAGCCAAAAAACTGTTATCGATCAACCCGTCAAGCATTGATATTCCGCTGTTGCAACAATAGTCATTCAGCCCGTGTGGAGGCGGGGGCAATTCATACGGGCTGTTTTGGTGATCGGCGTACGAGTCATTCGCTTTTTCGTCGTTCGGTGGCAAGTCGATGAATGGAAGAGGTGTTTTCGACGGCGATAAAGCGATGATTGTTCCAGTGTCCGATTCCGATGCTAGACTATCAGTCGCACTCGATTGCTTTGTCACGGAATAGCGCTCCGTCGCTGCGGAGGACAAAGTCGTCGCTTCGGTACTGTTTTTAATGGTGTCAGAACTCCTTAAAACTTGCcgtgtattttcatttattgcgAAGTCGTTATTATTTAAAGTCTTCGCAGCAACCGCTTTACGACGTTTAGTCCGTTTTTTACAGCGTGCTTGTTTCGTCTCTTGCATCGTTGTGAATATGCCGAATGGCAAGCTGCGTTTGATATTCCACGATAGGGTTAACGTTATATTTTTCGGATTGCCATCGATGCTCCATTTCAGTCGCTTCGCCTTTTTCTGCATTACACCCATAAGACTTTTAACAAGCTTCTGCAGCGACAAATTGTTCTTCAgcattttttctcttttgagCTTGTTACGACGATggaaatctgaaaaatgataaaaagaagATTAGAATGATTACTGTTACGGCAGTACATGCTTTTAAGTCGATGTTTTTCGACAAAAAATAGGATGATTTTATCCAAAAAGTTGCTTATATGTTGATGAAAAGATGAAAAGATGATATATCTTTGTGTCTTCAAATATATGTCTACATTcagttttactaaatcagctTTCCTACCTAAGGTGAGAGTTGCAAAAACGCTGTTTAATTATACATTTCTATTTCAAGCTTCTTCAAATATTCTTCTTTTCTAGTTAAGGTGTCACTTGTCGCCTAAGATATTCTCAAACAAAAACGCTGATGCATTTTTTATGTGTTTTTCTTCCGCTTCTCTCGATGAGCTAGCTCGCGGCGGAATTAATTATTTGTATCGAAGATGAAGCCGCGAGTCGTGCTGATAAGCTTGAAATTTCACGCCGAATATTCTTACCGATTAAAAACTACGGGCGCACAGATACGGGcttatttattagaaattatgagatagaCCGCATTTCCatcagaaaaaattaattggaGTATCATGGGGTGCATTCAGTGCATTAGATATTACATTGTGAGCATTAAATATTACATTGTTAGCTAGTCAACGTCTGTCGTGTGACTCAAGCCCACGGCCACAGActccgattttttttttagtgtATAGAATGAGTGGAATCATGGTCATAAGTCTGTGGCACGTGTGCGTCGTTATAATAAATGTAGATCGTGCAGTAAAACGTTAGTCTCGTCGAGTCTAGGTTTCGTTGCACTTCGCATTCCCCGCCGTGCTATTATTGAAGTCGATCGTCGTGTTTCAGTTCATCACGTGGCTGTGAATTTttctcgtcgtcgtcgacatCAGCATCGACATATTCCACCATTAATCTTCGGTCTGATGGGGATTCCGGCTGTCGATGTTCGTTGAAAA
It includes:
- the LOC141899138 gene encoding uncharacterized protein LOC141899138, coding for MLKNNLSLQKLVKSLMGVMQKKAKRLKWSIDGNPKNITLTLSWNIKRSLPFGIFTTMQETKQARCKKRTKRRKAVAAKTLNNNDFAINENTRQVLRSSDTIKNSTEATTLSSAATERYSVTKQSSATDSLASESDTGTIIALSPSKTPLPFIDLPPNDEKANDSYADHQNSPYELPPPPHGLNDYCCNSGISMLDGLIDNSFLAADTDFNIDDLPLPSLFADENHSDSCDGDDSHRSGDQILRNDLNKCRVSDQLSNMLALPDLVAKPVAEVLPSSSSSNNRPTYDNHDECTKPSSRRSSLTMEESSITPLENQFTTNSACSDDDNDEKRVSPNHHQCEMRKNSSSSDEKIARKSPETQHVYPEIIVQTSDVSTSNESTPVTRSMDDLLSSKRVKANNVKSSSSVDKFPLQSTVDDEGHYHCLDDTTRRVHHNNNRASGRNKRKQISWSDEPDKWPSPISNYYNEIDAESDDRAVHQCNKSDTSTEMPEWSDLELSFYQDQQRDLLSASPMRIMYVSRSRHQGAGHSDTSPVAFKRKNRYRDSFKKLFPFHKKSSKSQTPPPVPPKIQKDSSLKRDSKSNSYISYDYDSLPSDTSSLKSESASSSIVMTPQKDDPGQNGAYQRVKEYQRIKTTQKLQSLARRDSVRRLSQQEAQPDNVESCSTSQTDNRSGEKIPLSVDKCLKTCDKILDRHSTMIW